The Cervus canadensis isolate Bull #8, Minnesota chromosome 9, ASM1932006v1, whole genome shotgun sequence genome contains a region encoding:
- the CCDC122 gene encoding coiled-coil domain-containing protein 122 translates to MSENERKSQGVPKEALAKQDTSSLTDAVEQVAKQQQSQTSEIERNRKVLFRLQNELHELQTQIASVSAETKETERQIYQQDAAIQKTRLHCGDLENQIKSLHAENVKLKSDIETAQENFEEQMIKYNEYYAKIKAHKDSLREVENKWSFMTELNEKRDLVKKLKTMKEELKLDLQNPEGNLMRQAQEDITKLKDEITSVEESINEQTCFLEEEIKTHEKLRKEIEVQHKRYSAILKRLHCQVNKLHSNRRQWQWSIQQLEKTAAELRRRVGMRD, encoded by the exons ATGTCAGAAAACGAAAGGAAGAGTCAAGGAGTTCCCAAAGAAG CTCTGGCTAAACAAGACACATCTTCATTAACCGATGCTGTAGAACAAGTTGCAAAGCAACAGCAATCACAAAcatcagaaatagaaagaaacagaaaagttctGTTCCGTTTGCAG AATGAACTTCATGAGCTTCAAACACAAATAGCATCTGTCTCTGCAGAaactaaagaaacagaaaggcaaATTTATCAGCAAGATGCTGCCATACAGAAAACCAGACTTCACTGTGGAGACCtggaaaatcaaatcaaatcctTACACGCAGAAAATGTGAAGCTTAAATCTGACATAGAAACAGCCCAAGAAAATTTTGAGgaacaaatgataaaatataatgaatacTATGCCAAGATAAAAGCACATAAAGATAGTTTGAGAGAGGTAGAGAACAAATGGTCATTCATGACTGAACTCAATGAGAAACGAGACCTTGTTAAAAAACTAAAGACAATGAAAGAGGAACTTAAGCTGGATCTCCAAAATCCAGAAGGAAACCTGATGAGACAAGCACAG GAAGATATTACAAAACTGAAGGATGAAATTACAAGTGTAGAAGAATCCATCAATGAACAAACTTGTTTTcttgaggaagaaataaagacacatgaaaaattaagaaaagaaatagag GTACAACATAAAAGATACAGTGCAATTCTCAAGCGTTTGCACTGTCAGGTAAACAAGCTTCACTCAAACAGAAGACAGTGGCAATGGAGCATCCAACAGCTGGAGAAAACCGCCGCTGAACTGAGACGACGTGTTGGAATGAGAGACTAG